A window of Primulina huaijiensis isolate GDHJ02 chromosome 9, ASM1229523v2, whole genome shotgun sequence contains these coding sequences:
- the LOC140983812 gene encoding ethylene-responsive transcription factor ERF017-like translates to MYESSINFSSAVGIHGLCMRLYIYTYTPILSVVIQGTETFFVLTLNSFLFLLILDLPSSEKTKMVKTGDSSSSRNGPRVNEVEFKYTGVRKRKWGKYVSEIRLPNSRERIWLGSYDTAEKAARAFDAALFCLRGPNAKFNFPDDPPNIPGGTSLSPAEILVVSQQYGNSNCSGLPTGGDAEFQAQVMADQEMEGTSPSSNSEGDGPMNSIDWSFLDMLNSSDENGGSGTWGHVSDFELFHEPRDDVYLPPHIATGNDDDDYYDNYGNENEPSFLWNF, encoded by the coding sequence ATGTATGAATCATCAATCAATTTTTCATCAGCCGTGGGGATTCATGGACTGTGCATGCGTCTGTATATATATACGTACACACCAATTCTCTCTGTCGTCATTCAAGGAACTGAAACCTTTTTTGTGTTAACCTTAAattctttcctttttcttttgattcTTGATTTACCCTCATCcgaaaaaacaaaaatggttAAAACGGGAGATTCATCTTCTTCCCGTAATGGGCCGAGGGTTAACGAGGTGGAGTTCAAGTACACGGGTGTGCGGAAGCGGAAGTGGGGGAAATATGTGTCGGAGATACGGCTTCCCAACAGCAGGGAGAGGATATGGCTCGGCTCGTACGACACGGCGGAGAAGGCGGCGAGGGCGTTCGACGCCGCCCTGTTTTGCCTTCGGGGACCTAATGCTAAGTTCAACTTCCCTGATGACCCGCCGAATATCCCCGGCGGCACTTCGCTGTCACCTGCTGAAATTCTTGTCGTTTCGCAGCAGTATGGCAATAGCAACTGTTCGGGCCTGCCAACTGGTGGAGATGCTGAGTTTCAGGCTCAAGTTATGGCTGATCAGGAGATGGAAGGGACTTCACCGTCGTCGAATTCGGAAGGAGATGGACCTATGAATTCGATCGATTGGTCTTTTCTTGATATGCTGAACTCATCAGATGAAAATGGTGGCAGCGGAACTTGGGGCCATGTTTCAGATTTCGAGCTTTTTCATGAGCCCCGTGATGATGTTTACTTGCCGCCGCATATCGCTACCGGAAATGATGACGACGACTACTATGACAACTATGGAAATGAAAATGAGCCATCTTTTCTTTGGAATTTTTGA